Proteins encoded within one genomic window of Haematobia irritans isolate KBUSLIRL chromosome 5, ASM5000362v1, whole genome shotgun sequence:
- the LOC142240058 gene encoding antigen 5 like allergen Cul n 1-like produces the protein MFSKIIWFLSAFVISCTNGALDWCDPKLCPKDVKHTACENTGEFHERCPSDAIMIDLEPYRDFILHEHNKRRNFIASGLLPGYYPASRMAALVWDEELEFLAELNVRTCVVDHDECKNTYRFRNVGQNLVAIARLKQERQNITEILLTDLWLWYTEHKLINSDFMTEFKVNMNFEKYGHFAEFVLDRNTHVGCSMIRYTRPDFPHAYIYNLACNYASIFALDVPVYLAGKPGSACKTGRHNQYPALCSTQEVYNPNY, from the exons atgtTTTCGAAAATAATATGGTTTTTAAGTGCATTCGTTATAAGCTGCACAAATGGAGCATTGGACTGGTGTGATCCCAAACTATGTCCGAAGGATGTAAAACATACAGCTTGCGAAAATACTGGG GAATTCCATGAAAGATGTCCATCCGACGCAATTATGATCGATTTGGAGCCATATCGCGATTTCATACTACACGAACACAATAAACGACGCAATTTCATAGCCAGTGGTCTTTTACCTGGCTATTATCCCGCATCACGTATGGCTGCCCTTGTCTGGGATGAGGAGCTGGAATTTCTGGCAGAATTGAATGTCCGAACATGTGTTGTGGATCATGATGAATGTAAAAATACCTATCGTTTTCGCAATGTGGGACAAAATCTAGTTGCCATAGCTCGCCTAAAGCAGGAACGTCAAAATATAACCGAAATTCTATTGACAGACCTATGGCTATGGTATACGGAACATAAATTAATTAACAGCGATTTCATGACGGAATTTAAAGTTAATATGAATTT TGAAAAATATGGTCATTTTGCCGAATTTGTTTTGGATCGTAATACTCATGTGGGTTGCTCCATGATACGTTATACTCGTCCAGATTTTCCACATGCGTATATTTATAATCTGGCCTGTAATTATGCcagcatttttgctttggatgtACCTGTCTATTTGGCCGGTAAACCCGGTTCGGCGTGTAAGACGGGCCGGCACAATCAATACCCGGCTTTATgttctacacaggaagtttataacccaaattattga